A genome region from Leifsonia sp. Root112D2 includes the following:
- a CDS encoding aldo/keto reductase, translating to MTDLDGTAQFDPTLAIGDLAVPRLGYGAMQLAGPGVIGLPDDPNSAIDVLRYAVDRGVRFFDTANAYGPRTVNQLIGRALAPFGDDVIIGNKVGATRGPRGEWLTDSRPETIRTQVEDALLDLRTERSSLTYLRLWGDSDGRAGSIGEDVPLEESLGVLVDLQNEGKIDRIGISGATSELLAQARRVTRITAVQNRYNLIDRSGVEVLDACERDGIAFVPYFPLATGGPDGLVALTAAARRLDVTESTVALAWLLRRSSVIVPIPGTKSIGHLEDNLRAAAVAAELSDIEVEALTAAEDETTATLTAMPARMLDALRRPGGTNG from the coding sequence ATGACCGACCTGGATGGCACCGCTCAGTTCGATCCGACCCTCGCCATTGGAGACCTCGCCGTGCCCCGACTCGGGTACGGGGCCATGCAACTCGCAGGGCCCGGCGTGATCGGCCTGCCCGACGATCCGAACAGCGCGATCGACGTGCTCCGTTACGCCGTCGACCGCGGTGTACGGTTTTTCGACACTGCCAACGCCTACGGGCCTCGAACCGTGAACCAGCTGATCGGCCGCGCGCTGGCCCCGTTCGGCGATGACGTCATTATCGGCAACAAGGTCGGTGCGACACGGGGTCCGCGGGGCGAATGGCTCACTGACAGCCGTCCCGAAACTATCCGCACCCAGGTCGAGGACGCCCTCCTCGATCTCCGCACCGAACGCAGCAGCCTGACCTACCTCCGGCTCTGGGGCGACAGCGATGGTCGCGCCGGCTCCATCGGCGAGGACGTGCCGTTGGAAGAGTCCCTCGGCGTCCTCGTCGACCTACAGAACGAAGGAAAGATTGACCGCATCGGAATCTCCGGCGCCACCTCCGAGCTCCTCGCGCAGGCACGACGGGTCACGCGAATCACAGCGGTGCAGAACCGGTACAACCTCATCGACCGTTCCGGCGTCGAAGTCCTCGACGCCTGCGAACGCGACGGCATCGCGTTCGTGCCATACTTCCCACTCGCCACCGGCGGCCCCGACGGACTCGTCGCGCTCACCGCAGCTGCCCGCCGACTCGACGTCACGGAGTCCACCGTCGCGCTTGCTTGGCTGCTCAGACGCTCCTCGGTCATCGTCCCGATCCCCGGCACGAAGTCCATCGGGCACCTGGAGGACAACCTCCGCGCCGCCGCAGTCGCCGCGGAGCTGAGCGACATCGAGGTCGAGGCACTCACCGCCGCCGAGGACGAGACAACAGCCACCCTGACCGCGATGCCGGCCCGGATGCTCGACGCGCTACGACGACCAGGCGGCACGAACGGCTGA
- the smc gene encoding chromosome segregation protein SMC, with protein MYLKSLTLKGFKSFAQPTTFAFETGVTCVVGPNGSGKSNVVDALAWVMGEQGVKTLRGGKMEDVIFAGTSTRGPLGRAEVTLTIDNADGALPIEYSEVTISRTLFRNGGSEYAINGQSCRLLDVQELLSDSGLGREMHVIVGQGQLDAVLRASPEERRGFIEEAAGILKHRRRKEKTLRKLEAMQTNLTRLSDLAGEIRRQLKPLGHQAEIAREAQSIAAIVRDAKARLLADEVVTLRTALDDHGRTESERHSERIVLQEQLEQKQLRIARLEQAQVGDAVDVARRTSFGLESVQERLRNLYTLANQRLALLGSQADDGESTPSVTTQMVDDARTEVERLREVVTAAEAAWQLAQTATRGARSRLDGIDEEIAAQSALVSRHDLEITKLTGQADAAGSRLAAVRGEVLRQQNALDAATERRESAHAEFVLRESEAATADAGETDLDEAYELAQNTVFEAEAEIERLREELHVLERERDALAARTSALSSALDQKDGSSALVAAKLPGIRGLVAEHVQVQPGYEAAIAAALGTLADAVLADDLSAGIDALQRAEAEQMGRIELLLADTPLAEAARGSLKAPEIATADDGAVRATSVVTAPPGVLGILSHVVIADDLETARRLWARVKGEPAASVTVITKAGDVLSRYVLRGGSGAKRSRLELVADRDAASDRLGEVTSLIDRAKFALAEQRGVLQVAKEQSQAALTALREFDSRLAAQTEQLNRLRVQFEASQAESERLEASLALASTAVAEAEAAAEKAKGELQTASSRPRPILDVSARDALSAELDAAREAEVESRLAVETARERVRAEQARGESLARRLEADRAAAEEAARRAVIRRHQVDAATAVIEALPAVLDSADRSVAEARVELTTAEAQRASQNEELSSLRREESALRERLQAITENVHGLELQIYEKKLHLSGLLERAGSELGLVEDVLVAEYGPEVPVPVDDPAGRVASASESIETPEALETPGTAEAPETIPFNREQQQSRLAKADRKLAQLGRVNPLALEEFAALEQRHKFLTEQLTDLTNTRKDLLTIIDEIDEKMQAIFASAFDDTQAAFAEVFPILFPGGTGSIQLTNPDDLLTTGIEVSVKPAGKKIERLSLLSGGERSLAAVALLIAIFKARPSPFYIMDEVEAALDDSNLGRLLTIFEDLRETSQLIVITHQKRTMEIADALYGVSMRQDGVSAVVGQRVAERESA; from the coding sequence GTGTATCTGAAGAGCCTGACCCTGAAGGGGTTCAAGTCCTTCGCACAGCCGACCACATTTGCGTTCGAGACCGGCGTGACCTGCGTGGTAGGGCCCAACGGCTCGGGCAAGTCCAACGTGGTCGACGCTCTCGCCTGGGTGATGGGCGAGCAGGGCGTGAAGACGCTGCGCGGCGGCAAGATGGAGGACGTCATCTTCGCTGGCACGTCCACGCGCGGGCCCCTCGGCCGCGCGGAGGTGACGCTCACCATCGACAACGCGGATGGCGCCCTGCCGATCGAGTACTCCGAGGTCACGATCAGCCGCACGCTGTTCCGCAACGGCGGTAGCGAATACGCCATCAACGGTCAGAGTTGTCGCCTGCTCGACGTGCAGGAGCTGCTCAGTGACTCGGGGCTCGGCCGGGAGATGCACGTCATCGTCGGGCAGGGGCAACTCGACGCGGTGCTGCGGGCCAGTCCCGAGGAGCGCCGCGGCTTCATCGAGGAGGCCGCAGGCATTCTCAAGCACCGCAGGCGCAAGGAGAAGACCCTCCGCAAGCTCGAGGCCATGCAGACCAATCTCACCCGACTGAGCGACCTCGCCGGGGAGATCCGCCGCCAGCTCAAGCCGCTGGGCCACCAGGCGGAGATAGCCCGTGAGGCGCAGTCGATCGCCGCGATAGTGCGCGATGCCAAGGCTCGGCTGCTGGCGGACGAGGTGGTCACGCTGCGCACGGCGCTCGACGATCATGGACGCACTGAGAGCGAGCGACACAGTGAGCGCATCGTGCTGCAGGAGCAGCTGGAACAGAAGCAGTTGCGCATAGCCCGGCTGGAGCAGGCGCAGGTGGGTGACGCCGTTGATGTGGCCCGGCGCACGAGCTTCGGCCTCGAGTCGGTGCAGGAACGGCTGCGCAATCTCTACACGCTCGCCAATCAGCGGCTCGCACTGCTCGGATCCCAGGCAGACGACGGCGAGTCCACCCCGAGTGTCACGACCCAGATGGTCGATGACGCTCGCACGGAGGTCGAACGCCTGCGTGAGGTGGTCACCGCGGCGGAGGCGGCCTGGCAGCTGGCCCAGACGGCGACCCGCGGGGCGCGGTCCCGGCTCGACGGCATCGACGAGGAGATCGCCGCGCAGAGCGCGCTCGTCTCCCGTCACGACCTCGAGATCACCAAGCTCACCGGGCAGGCGGATGCCGCCGGCTCGCGCCTCGCAGCGGTGCGCGGCGAGGTGCTGCGGCAACAGAATGCGCTGGATGCCGCGACCGAACGTCGCGAGAGCGCGCACGCCGAATTCGTGCTGCGCGAGAGCGAGGCGGCAACGGCGGATGCCGGTGAGACCGACCTCGACGAGGCGTACGAGCTGGCGCAGAACACGGTGTTCGAGGCCGAGGCCGAAATCGAACGACTGCGCGAGGAGCTGCATGTGCTCGAGCGCGAACGTGACGCCCTCGCCGCCCGCACCAGCGCTCTCTCCTCCGCGCTCGACCAGAAGGACGGCTCGAGCGCGCTCGTGGCGGCGAAGTTGCCGGGCATCCGTGGCCTCGTCGCCGAACACGTGCAGGTGCAGCCCGGTTATGAGGCCGCCATAGCTGCAGCCCTCGGCACGCTGGCGGATGCCGTGCTCGCCGATGATCTGAGCGCGGGCATCGACGCCCTCCAGCGGGCAGAAGCCGAGCAGATGGGCCGCATCGAACTGCTGCTGGCAGATACCCCGCTGGCTGAGGCCGCCCGCGGCAGTCTCAAAGCCCCCGAAATCGCAACCGCTGATGACGGCGCCGTCCGCGCAACCTCCGTCGTCACCGCCCCGCCCGGCGTGCTCGGCATCCTCTCGCACGTCGTCATAGCCGACGACCTCGAGACCGCGCGGCGTCTTTGGGCCAGAGTGAAGGGCGAGCCCGCAGCATCCGTCACCGTCATCACGAAGGCGGGCGACGTGCTCAGCCGCTACGTGCTGCGCGGCGGCTCGGGAGCCAAGCGCAGTCGACTGGAGCTCGTGGCCGACCGTGACGCGGCATCCGATCGGCTGGGCGAGGTGACCTCGCTCATCGACCGCGCGAAGTTCGCGCTCGCCGAGCAGCGCGGTGTGCTTCAGGTGGCCAAGGAGCAATCGCAAGCGGCGCTGACCGCCCTGCGGGAGTTTGATTCCCGGCTGGCCGCACAGACCGAGCAGCTCAACCGGCTGAGGGTTCAGTTCGAGGCCTCGCAGGCGGAGTCCGAGCGACTTGAGGCGTCGCTGGCGCTGGCGAGCACCGCCGTGGCCGAGGCCGAGGCCGCTGCCGAGAAGGCGAAGGGCGAGCTGCAGACGGCGTCGAGCCGGCCCCGGCCGATCCTGGATGTGAGCGCTCGAGACGCGCTCTCGGCCGAGCTGGATGCGGCGCGCGAGGCGGAGGTCGAGTCTCGGCTGGCCGTCGAGACCGCGCGCGAGCGGGTGCGGGCCGAGCAGGCTCGTGGCGAGAGTCTGGCCCGCCGTCTCGAGGCCGATCGGGCAGCGGCCGAGGAGGCAGCCCGGCGGGCGGTCATCCGCCGTCACCAGGTGGATGCCGCCACCGCCGTGATCGAGGCGCTGCCGGCCGTGCTCGACTCCGCGGATCGCTCGGTTGCCGAGGCGCGCGTCGAGCTCACGACGGCCGAGGCCCAGCGGGCGAGCCAAAACGAGGAACTGTCGAGCCTGCGGCGCGAGGAGAGCGCGCTGCGCGAGCGGCTGCAGGCCATCACCGAGAACGTGCACGGGCTGGAACTGCAGATCTATGAGAAGAAGCTGCACCTCTCCGGTCTGCTGGAGCGCGCCGGCAGCGAGCTCGGTCTCGTGGAAGACGTGCTCGTGGCCGAATACGGGCCAGAGGTGCCGGTCCCTGTGGACGATCCCGCCGGTCGAGTAGCGAGCGCCAGCGAGAGTATCGAGACCCCCGAGGCACTCGAGACCCCGGGCACCGCCGAGGCGCCCGAGACCATTCCCTTCAACCGCGAACAGCAGCAGTCCCGTCTCGCCAAGGCCGACCGCAAGCTCGCCCAACTTGGCCGCGTCAACCCGCTGGCGCTCGAGGAGTTCGCCGCCCTCGAGCAGCGCCACAAGTTCCTTACCGAGCAGCTCACCGACCTCACGAACACCCGCAAAGACCTGCTGACCATCATCGATGAGATCGACGAGAAGATGCAGGCGATTTTCGCCAGTGCCTTCGACGACACGCAGGCGGCGTTCGCCGAGGTTTTCCCCATTCTCTTCCCGGGCGGAACCGGCAGCATCCAGCTCACGAACCCCGACGATCTGCTCACGACGGGCATCGAGGTCTCGGTGAAGCCCGCGGGCAAGAAGATTGAGCGACTCTCGCTGCTCTCCGGCGGGGAGCGCTCGCTGGCCGCCGTGGCCCTGTTGATAGCGATCTTCAAGGCACGCCCCAGCCCGTTCTACATCATGGACGAGGTCGAGGCCGCGCTCGACGACTCCAACCTGGGCCGGCTGCTCACGATCTTCGAGGATCTGCGCGAAACCAGCCAGCTCATCGTCATCACGCACCAGAAGCGCACCATGGAGATCGCGGATGCCCTCTACGGCGTCTCGATGCGCCAAGACGGCGTCTCCGCCGTCGTCGGCCAGCGCGTCGCCGAGCGCGAATCCGCCTGA
- the ftsY gene encoding signal recognition particle-docking protein FtsY, which translates to MAERTPWSLSGALRGMFTKKTIDAETWDDLEDALISADFGPDITDAVVSELRAKVDRFKTTDPADLQRMLRESLEERLSKLNPTLKLTDRPAVVIVVGVNGVGKTTTIGKFAKFLGTYGRSVVVGAADTFRAAAVEQLATWADRAGAQIVRPQQQGQDPASVAFQTVEFAKTNEIDVAIIDTAGRLQTKGGLMDELAKVKRVVEKQSSIAEVLLVLDATTGQNGLAQAQAFIEHAGVTGLVLTKLDGSAKGGFVLAVQEKTGIPIKLVGQGEGINDLTGFTPHVFVQQLVG; encoded by the coding sequence ATGGCAGAACGCACCCCGTGGTCCCTTTCCGGCGCACTGCGCGGCATGTTCACGAAGAAGACGATCGACGCCGAGACCTGGGATGATCTTGAGGATGCGCTCATCAGCGCCGACTTCGGCCCCGACATCACCGATGCTGTCGTCTCCGAACTGCGCGCCAAGGTCGACCGCTTCAAGACCACCGACCCCGCAGATCTGCAACGGATGCTGCGCGAGAGCCTCGAAGAGCGCCTCTCCAAGCTGAATCCCACGCTCAAGCTCACCGACCGCCCCGCCGTTGTCATCGTCGTGGGCGTCAATGGCGTCGGCAAGACGACGACCATCGGCAAGTTCGCGAAGTTCCTGGGCACCTACGGCCGCAGCGTGGTCGTCGGCGCCGCGGACACGTTCCGGGCCGCAGCGGTGGAACAGCTCGCGACGTGGGCGGATCGTGCCGGCGCGCAGATCGTGCGGCCGCAGCAGCAGGGGCAGGATCCGGCATCCGTCGCCTTTCAGACGGTCGAATTCGCCAAGACGAACGAGATCGACGTCGCCATCATCGACACCGCCGGCCGCTTGCAGACCAAGGGCGGGCTCATGGACGAACTTGCCAAGGTGAAGCGGGTCGTCGAGAAGCAGTCGTCCATCGCCGAGGTGCTGCTCGTGCTCGACGCCACCACCGGCCAGAATGGCCTGGCCCAGGCGCAGGCCTTCATCGAGCACGCGGGAGTGACCGGCCTGGTGCTCACGAAACTCGACGGCTCAGCCAAGGGTGGCTTCGTGCTGGCCGTGCAGGAGAAAACCGGCATCCCCATCAAATTGGTCGGCCAGGGCGAGGGCATCAACGACCTCACCGGCTTCACCCCGCACGTCTTCGTGCAGCAACTCGTGGGTTAG
- a CDS encoding DUF2004 domain-containing protein encodes MAIEHDYFGIIDEDASGALSWSDVVELAEQPVTVELTADDESAVSETALNSASAMLLAVEGFDARARDALIAQLSERGSATSNYIDTHMDEMGESLLDLLVHNSGDIPMDVLRSLQLARIALYPERDDEGEAFAVFDYSISPEDVQYLLMVSFDIRGSVVAIEMEN; translated from the coding sequence ATGGCCATCGAGCATGACTACTTCGGCATCATCGACGAAGACGCGTCCGGCGCCCTGAGCTGGTCGGATGTCGTCGAGCTCGCCGAGCAGCCCGTCACCGTGGAACTCACGGCAGACGATGAGAGCGCCGTCAGCGAGACGGCGCTCAATTCGGCCTCGGCGATGCTGCTCGCGGTGGAAGGTTTCGACGCGCGTGCCCGAGACGCGCTGATCGCCCAGCTCTCTGAGCGGGGCTCCGCCACATCGAACTACATCGACACCCACATGGACGAGATGGGGGAGAGCCTGCTCGACCTGCTCGTGCACAACTCCGGCGATATTCCCATGGACGTGCTGCGGTCGCTGCAACTCGCGCGCATCGCTCTCTACCCCGAGCGTGACGACGAGGGCGAGGCCTTCGCGGTCTTCGACTACTCGATCAGCCCCGAAGACGTTCAGTACCTGCTCATGGTGAGCTTCGACATCCGTGGCAGCGTCGTGGCCATCGAGATGGAGAACTGA